Below is a genomic region from Micropterus dolomieu isolate WLL.071019.BEF.003 ecotype Adirondacks linkage group LG08, ASM2129224v1, whole genome shotgun sequence.
CTTTAACATCTACTAAAATATGGacaatttaattgaattaactCAAATGTAAACTCGACCGGGGCTTGAATTAGCATTTCCTTTCTAATGTGTCATTATTGGTTCCATTTTGCTAAAATGCTGGGTATCTGTGCATTATCACTTTGCTTATTTTTACACAATAAATCTAATAACAAGGCGGTGGGATATGTGCACGTGTGGGGGTGTgtattgcatttgtttattgaCAGGCATTATACTccacctgaaacacaaacaaaaaaacaacttctcGTCTGTTCACACACACTGCGGCAAATGAAACCATATGCGGCACTACTGGGGCACAATTGGGTATATATATGAGGGTATTTGTCGTGCAATGGTATAAATGTGTCCACTGGTAGACATCTGGCACTACCGCGGGAGCTCTGTGTTTGCCCTATCGCCACTATATAGTTTGGGCAGGCTATGTAAATCAGGGCTGAATTCTCCCATGATCAATTAGTGTATCATGTAGGGCTGCCCCCTAATAGTCAAGATGAATAAGATTTCATCGGTTAATTAGTCGCAGAAAAAAGGGCTGGGGATAAAGTATCAAGTATTCGTGCCCTTGTAAAATGTATAGTTAAGTCTCATTATTACAGTTTTGTAGTTCTCTGTACATTCTCTGCACAGTGTTAACCATGTTAATTGTAACTTTCTTTCTCCGCCCTAGAACTCAAACCATTTTCTGGCGCCCCAAAAATATatctttaaataattaaattaagatCATAAATGTGCACCAACTAGTCAACAAATGGCTTAAACTAACGTTGAGTCAACTAGGGAAATCTTTAGTCGGAGGCAAATGTGCATCATGATATAATATCACATATACCTACCTGCAAGGTCAACCATCCTGTGAGAACACAGAAAACTATTTGTTTTGAAGTACACTAAAGGCTTCAGTGCATTTCCTGACCTGTAGATGGTGTCTGACTCCGGACTCCATGATCTCTTTGAAGGCATCATAGATTCTTCTCCTCATCCAGCTGTCGATGTAAACGCTCTCCACTCCAAACCTGATCTTCTCCTCTGTGAAGTCCTCATTCTGAAGAAAGGAAACATctcaaaaatcaaaaacatatgcaaaaacaagagTAAATTCTTCTGAGTGACGTTTACACTACTAGCTAAAGTCAGGGCAGATGTGCAGAGCTCAAAAATGAAAAGACCAAATGTTGTGAGTTACTAACATAGAAGTAAAATCATGAACAACAAATATCCTCGTTGCAGATACAAAACCTACCTCAATGTAATGTAGCACCTCTCTGAAGATGGAGCGTTGTTTCCTCCTGTCGTTTTTGGCTCGGTGCTTGTTGCCGTCTGTGGCTAAACTCTTCAGACATTCACACAGACTTTCACTGTCCTCCACCTCGAATTCCTGCACACACCAGTGATATAAACTGTAGCACGGAAATATGACACCAAAACCATCCTTAAACCATAGGTGTGGCTTCAATGATAGAAGAAGTGTACACAGTATTTGTTTCATGATCCCTTCCTGTtcatgtgtccttgagcaagacatttcAATTCAAGTTGCTCCTGATGGACAGGCCAGCGCCTGCATAGCAGCGCTGCCACCATAGGTGTGAGTGAATGAGAGGCAGAAATTGTAAAGCTCTCTGTCTATTAGGACAGGAAAGAGTGTGTCTGCTCCCAAAGGATCTCAAGTGAGTTTGTAACgccaggaatccactgactccggttACGGCTGCGTcacggttttgatgcgtccatagCTCGGCGTCAAAGTCCACAGCAagcgtctcagaagcgtttcagcagcggagcgtgcagcctgccccacgttacggacttgttattaatttgtcctttttgtacTTCTACTACCTTCGtcacagctctatgtgacccTGTTTCGTTACGTCACCTTCAGGCTGCGTTTCCCACAAGGCgaatttcagaatcagagcattttgcctgcctgattttgctgacatgtttatattttgttgattttgtaatcagtgtttgctttttgtgcttctactgtgaTTAAGTAGGCAACATAGTTGAaggatttctttttgtgtctgttttaacagtgtttattGTTCTTTTACAATCGGAAGTCTccacagtgttttattttgaaaattgactggattctttatgccgttctgtgtctgacttcctgcctggttcgatctgctctgtgatgCTTGAAGCGGCTTgcgtcaaaaatagacctgctacctattctctgcggaGCGGAGAGCTTCTTCTGGGACGCGCTGCGTAtggtggactcacaagcatCGACTGTAATGACCGCGATCAGCTCCGGCAACCGCGGTGCAGCCGTAACGCACCATAGCcggccggagtcagtggattttaggagttagtgtgtgtgtgtgtttacctctTCGATATCTCGTCCCAGCTCCACCAGCAGGGCGATCGTCTCTCCCACTGTGATCCTGTAGTTGACGTCACTGCTCTGCAGACAAGCCTGGAGTTTGGGGAGGTGACTACAGGGAGGGcgacaaaacaagataatcaCTATTGGTTACACTTCTAGTCACTGTTCAGAACTTTGACTTTGGCAACTATTTATGAAAATGTCACAGCCATAAACCTCAAGAGATCTAAACAGAGCAGAGAATTATTTGTGACATCTGTCAGTGTTCATATCCCAAGCTTGTACACAGGAGGTGATTAAAACATTCTAAAATGCTGAGCTGAAACTTGTGTCCTCGTGGAGAACATTTGCAACTCTGTCCAGCTTTAAATTTCCCTCCAGTGACATGACGTGTACACACTGAATGTTGAAAAGTTACATTAGCAGAAGCTCAGCATCCTTTTCAGGGTCTACTAGAAAAGGAATTAGAAATTCaatgaaaatactgaaaaaaatcacattgtgACTATTACTATAAAGACTTTACTCTCTTGTCCCACTGAGGCAGATGAGTTTTGTTTGCTTCACTCACAGGTCGAGCAGCACACTCAGTTTAGATGCAGGACAGAGGGTGACAAGCAGCGACCAGGCCTGCAGTGCAGCGCCATGGAGGCCTGGACTGCCGGGTTTGGGTGTGGGCAAAGTTCCCTCTCTGTTGGGGTAGGAAGACATGAACACACTCTCCAGAAGGGCCAATGACTTGATCAAGTCCTGGGAGGGTAGGGTGGTGATGTTGAggcaaaaaagagaaagaaaatgtaatgagggatgagaaagacaaacagctgatgacaTCACACTGCTAAAACAACTATTGTTAAGCTGCTGACATATGATTTAATATCCCAGACACCAACCCATAGTTTGCctgatatatattttgttgaggTACCAACGGGTAAACTGAAACTACTAGCAGTCAAACTCATCCCTGAGGTGCCAATATTTCCCTGTAACCCCTTACAAGACTTTGAGACTTCTGAGTGTCATGATGGACTCAGCCATTGAGAAGAAGCTGTTCTCACCTCTCCTTCTTCAGCAGCAGAGACGTAACAGCACATCCCCAAGGCTCTGGCACACTGATGAAGACAGATAATTGAAATAACCAGACATTTACACAACGACACgcaatttcatttttaaacaacCTAGTCAACCTTAGAAGTTCTCCTCTCCTGATCTGTTAATGTTGTCAGTTTAGAAAAACAGTGCAGTAAAAGTGATAAATAATCTGGGTTTGACAACAGCTGGGCACAGATGTGACCAAAAAAAGGGCATACTGTCCTACTGACCTATATTTGTTCCTACAGACAGAATTCCCAACTCAGAGTCCAAAATGGCTGCTGTCAATGTCATACTGTGGGACTACTTGCATTTTAATGGCTCCTATTTGTTTCCAAAATTGACACAATGGGGTGAAAATCAGAATCTCTTTATTCACCAAATGTACAATGTACACAGGAATTTGACTTGGTGGTAcagcccaaaaaaaaaaaagtggaaggGTAAAATTAAGCCAAAGAGAAACATTCTAGtataaactaactaactaacagtTGACACGCGTGTTAAGACACTTAAAACATCAAAGCTACAACCTCAGCAGGCTGGAAAACTTTCCTTGAGTAAAATTTGCTTAAAATCACAACCAGATCACGAACTTTCTAAACTGAATTTCTGATATACGACTTATTCAACTATTGTACAAGAATGGAAGTGAGAGTGGGGTCAGCTGGGTGGGAGAAATGCATTGCAGAATTTGCACTTAATGATCTCTTGGCTGAACCAGATGTTTTTCGATTGGTTGGTGTTGCTCTGCAACTTTCAGTGTCATGTTGCTGAGTTTTAAGCTGCAGTCCACAACATATTTTTGGTCCAGCATTTTCACACGCATACGTCAGAGCTGACATGCTTTGCATGTTTCATTTTCTGCTCATCTTTTCTCCCAGATGTTGCCGTCAATGAAAGATAATTCCGTATGCAAAGTTTTGAACAATATCAGAGAAGGTTTATGTAATGACTCACACTCTGGCGGGCTGCTATGCTTGCACTGTTGTCAATCAGAATGGCGGTGAGGATGGGGCGAAGCACCTTGAACCCCTCCTCTGCCTCATCTCCACCCCCCAGCTGAATGCAGAGCAGGGTGAAGACTGTGGCTGCCGCTGCCTGCTCCTCCCCACTGCCTGGAGGAAacaaaatttttatttgtttatcaaTAACTGCAGTTATTGTTGGCTGCATTTCTGTTCCACCTTGAGAAACAGAGGATTTCATGTTTTCTGCTCTAGCACTTCAGGGAAGACAAAACCTTAATGATCTGTGTGTGAATTTATACAAAATCTACACGTGTCTTACGTGTGTGCAGATTGccagacatactgtatgtacactgtcattcaaacatgcaaaacaacttACACCACGATAAAGAGAGATGTATTTAACTAACATAGTGGAATATCTGTTTATACCTTTTTTAAGGCTCCTTTCCAGGCAGTCGCTGACAGTGAGGCGTCTCTCTGTCAGGAAGTCATACAGCACTCTAGAGGAGAAGGCCTGTCGCAACGACTCGAGTCCTGCTAGACGCGTTTTAGCGCTGAGAGAGGCACAACAGACACAAGGAGAGAGAAGTTTTTTTGGTAACATCACTTCCTGCAGTATCTACTACTATGTTGGGCTGCCACATTGGTGGTGTGCTTTGTATTTGTCTCCCTGTTCATTCCTGCCATTTTCTAGTTTTATTATTGcaaataatactactactactactactaactaaTAACAACCTCACCTCTTATCCATCAGGTTGTCTATACACTGCTTGAGTTTGTCTTCCGTTTCCTCCTGAGCAGTCTGTTCATCCACCTGCTCCCCTCCTGTGTTTAGCCAGTCAACACACAAGTGATTTTGTTAACTGTATGCAAGTTTAATGCTTTAGTTTCAGAGGGAAAAAGATCAAGTAATTCATGCGAGTTTCACCGTCACACCCATAAAAAAAGGTTGCTAATAAACAAAATAGACTATAAATTGTTGGCTGCAGTCATTTCCTTTAGTGAAAGTGATTAATGGTGCCTGCATGTGTATGTAGTATCTGTATTTATGTACAAACCTGTGCCCTCTTCCATCACAGAGGTGCTTTCACTCGCACTGCTGTAGTGGCTGAGCACATCAGACAACAGCTCATCATCGCTGGCACCTGACTCTCCCTTCATGCCATTTTTAACACctagagaaagaaaaaaaagacagatgaaaTGAGACGGGTTGGTGGTTCATATTTAACGTAATAATTCAACTGAAAGCTCACACTTGGGAGTCTCAGTTAACACAAACTCAGATTTTCGAGTAATGTCAAGGAAGCAAATGTGAATGAATCATACCTGAATCACTATACAAGTTAACAAACAAGTCTGAATGCTGTTCTCAGCCatatcctgctgctgctgggtgaATTCACCTGATCTAGACAATGCTGAGCATCTCTATCATGACAGGGGAGGACCGACGAGCTCACTATCAGCAGTTATTAGGGCAGTGACAGagtacaatatatatttaaatgtttcccaACAAGAAGCCACAATGTTGTTGGGCGACAACAGTTATTTCCTCCTTTATTGGCTACAATGTTGCCTGGTTGTGTACTTCCTCAGCAGGCTGCAACACAAGGGAGTGGACAAAATAGCAGCACTAACACTAGAGCCCTGCAGTAATTACATTTGCAAAACTCACAATGGCCAGTTTTCAGTGAGAAGAGATTAAATTTGATGGTAATTTTGGGTGGTTTTAGCGGATGTACTTGCAGTGCAACGTcaagaaacaaaacagctgGTTAACTGTGAAAGAGAAATAACATGAAGCCTCCCACAATAAACCAGACTCTGGCTGGAAGCCATTTCCCAGCAGTGACTGATTGCAGTTTTAGGGAAGCTGACCGTATGCTTCCTCTGCTCAGCTGTCTTTCTTTGTCAGTAACTGTACGCCAGCAGAGTTCTTCTtgtacaaagacacacactaaCAGACACAAACCAACGCACAAATTTGTCATTAATACAACTCAGCAGAGCTTCAAGCCAAGTACTGAACCACCTTCACTGTGTAGACACTGAAAGAGTCTATACAATTGAATCagcttttactttttctattaagatatttattttggagaggaaaagggaatgaaaaaaagattttactaaaatatactcatgcatatttgttgaaaaaagattttatcctaattgttttaaatgttctacctcagatatgtAAAGAGATccgctgtttggcatcaagtgtttgtcttGTTCCCACCATAAAGTGTAGTTCAAAACCACATATTAACCATCTGGATTCTTCAACTTTCACCCAGgagcagaaatcagcctttgaacttgaaagaaataataatatgacATTTAGCGTGATAATCATCTATTTCAAGTTATATGaaatttatcgtgataacattttagGCCATCTCGCCCAGCCCCAAGGATAGCTgaagtatatttaaatacaatttatttcATTCATCATGTCATTTTT
It encodes:
- the ifrd2 gene encoding interferon-related developmental regulator 2 isoform X2, whose amino-acid sequence is MPRSKKGKRGSSKPGVKNGMKGESGASDDELLSDVLSHYSSASESTSVMEEGTGGEQVDEQTAQEETEDKLKQCIDNLMDKSAKTRLAGLESLRQAFSSRVLYDFLTERRLTVSDCLERSLKKGSGEEQAAAATVFTLLCIQLGGGDEAEEGFKVLRPILTAILIDNSASIAARQSCARALGMCCYVSAAEEGEDLIKSLALLESVFMSSYPNREGTLPTPKPGSPGLHGAALQAWSLLVTLCPASKLSVLLDLHLPKLQACLQSSDVNYRITVGETIALLVELGRDIEEEFEVEDSESLCECLKSLATDGNKHRAKNDRRKQRSIFREVLHYIENEDFTEEKIRFGVESVYIDSWMRRRIYDAFKEIMESGVRHHLQFNPLLRDIFGLGPPLILDASVKGNKISRFEKHLFNSAAFKARTKQRNKVRDKRADVM
- the ifrd2 gene encoding interferon-related developmental regulator 2 isoform X1 gives rise to the protein MPRSKKGKRGSSKPGSLRQEVLQLQLSAKASLKGVKNGMKGESGASDDELLSDVLSHYSSASESTSVMEEGTGGEQVDEQTAQEETEDKLKQCIDNLMDKSAKTRLAGLESLRQAFSSRVLYDFLTERRLTVSDCLERSLKKGSGEEQAAAATVFTLLCIQLGGGDEAEEGFKVLRPILTAILIDNSASIAARQSCARALGMCCYVSAAEEGEDLIKSLALLESVFMSSYPNREGTLPTPKPGSPGLHGAALQAWSLLVTLCPASKLSVLLDLHLPKLQACLQSSDVNYRITVGETIALLVELGRDIEEEFEVEDSESLCECLKSLATDGNKHRAKNDRRKQRSIFREVLHYIENEDFTEEKIRFGVESVYIDSWMRRRIYDAFKEIMESGVRHHLQFNPLLRDIFGLGPPLILDASVKGNKISRFEKHLFNSAAFKARTKQRNKVRDKRADVM